The proteins below come from a single Terriglobales bacterium genomic window:
- a CDS encoding GAF domain-containing SpoIIE family protein phosphatase — MASHATPFPLPTPAVFQQRRVDALVSLQKTAQHISSILELDELLDTIVHRVAVDFGCIESSILLIEGDQFHMAAVHGCTQEHKGARWPVTEGISGQVVASGAAYYAPDVSQELLYRACEPDTRSEVIIPLKVRDRIIGVFGASHHDLDAFPKAQIEMLKALAGHIAVAIDNAQRIQQERLQAKHLHEDQDEASRIQRSLLPRKAPSLPGFQLEAECVSAGAVGGDWYDYISLSHNRWGIVLADVSGKGLPAALLMSAVRGMVRTLAPLAAGPGELLARVNKMLLDDATTGRYVTMVYGVLDPERRIFKFASAGHPWPLLCHGPEVRPLHTDAGMPLGLLPCDFTEHEVKFCHDFRLLFYTDGISEALNRQEQEFGRDRLMEFVGNHDCNVTDLMQDIQDFRGKCALEDDATVILLRSA; from the coding sequence ATGGCGAGCCACGCGACCCCGTTCCCCCTGCCCACCCCGGCGGTCTTCCAGCAGCGCCGCGTCGATGCCCTGGTTTCCCTGCAAAAGACGGCGCAGCACATCAGCTCCATCTTGGAGCTCGACGAGCTGCTCGACACCATCGTGCACCGCGTGGCAGTGGATTTTGGCTGCATCGAGTCGAGCATCCTGCTGATCGAAGGCGACCAGTTCCACATGGCCGCGGTCCACGGCTGCACCCAGGAGCACAAGGGTGCACGCTGGCCGGTGACGGAAGGTATTTCGGGCCAGGTAGTGGCCAGCGGCGCCGCTTACTATGCGCCCGACGTCAGCCAGGAGCTGCTCTATCGCGCCTGCGAGCCCGACACCCGCTCGGAAGTGATCATTCCGCTGAAGGTGCGCGACCGCATCATCGGGGTGTTCGGAGCCTCGCACCACGATCTGGACGCGTTTCCCAAGGCCCAGATCGAGATGCTGAAAGCGTTGGCCGGGCACATCGCGGTGGCCATCGACAATGCCCAGCGCATCCAGCAGGAACGCCTGCAGGCGAAGCACCTCCACGAGGACCAGGATGAGGCCAGCCGGATCCAACGCAGCCTGCTGCCCCGCAAGGCGCCATCGCTGCCCGGATTTCAGCTCGAGGCGGAGTGCGTGTCCGCGGGGGCCGTGGGCGGCGACTGGTACGACTACATTTCCCTGAGCCACAACCGCTGGGGCATCGTGCTGGCTGATGTTTCCGGCAAAGGTCTCCCGGCAGCCCTGCTGATGTCGGCCGTCCGCGGCATGGTGCGGACGCTGGCCCCCTTGGCCGCAGGCCCCGGCGAGCTGCTGGCACGCGTCAACAAGATGCTGCTGGATGATGCAACCACCGGCCGTTATGTGACCATGGTCTACGGGGTGCTGGACCCGGAGCGCCGCATTTTCAAGTTTGCCAGCGCCGGCCATCCTTGGCCGCTGCTCTGCCACGGGCCCGAGGTGCGTCCGCTGCACACCGATGCCGGGATGCCGCTTGGGCTGCTGCCCTGCGACTTCACCGAGCATGAAGTGAAGTTCTGCCACGACTTCCGCCTGCTGTTCTACACCGACGGCATCTCGGAGGCGCTCAACCGCCAGGAACAGGAATTCGGTCGCGACCGGTTGATGGAGTTCGTCGGCAATCATGATTGCAACGTCACCGACCTGATGCAGGACATCCAGGACTTCCGCGGCAAGTGCGCGCTGGAGGACGACGCCACCGTCATCCTGCTGCGCAGTGCGTGA